One genomic segment of Paenibacillus sp. FSL H8-0332 includes these proteins:
- a CDS encoding glycoside hydrolase family 43 protein yields the protein MMQSMNVRNPVIAGYYPDPSVVRVNEDFYLINSTFEYFPGVPIFHSRDLIDWTPIGHVLTRQSQLDLRATKSSSGIYAATIRYHDGRFYMITTDVRGIGNFYVTADKPEGPWSDPILLPHGGIDPSLFFDDDGRAYVTVQNGAGYESHIIQYEIDALSGEVLSEPVNIWSGDDGPWVEGPHLYKIKGIYYLMTASGGTAGDHREIIARSSSPYGPFEDKPEPILTHRGLNDHPVQCLGHADLVEDTSGQWWAVFLGMRPVEGRYSPLGRETFLAPVTWTEDGWPMIDNNEGTVIAEGESSLDSLVLRFTPGDGFGPEWAFLRAYEAERYSWTEREDSLTVRGNAYTLDDEAPAVFACLRQQHHRMELGVSLDFTPVTEGEHAGLAARLNNRGYLFWGLTCRSGRRVMELVVKNGEERQVHQYEVSGEGAVQLRLRCDGHHYHCSYSADGVSWHEVPEKVHVSVLSPEVNGGFTGVCLGVHASGNGTEDASPAYYEGFYYSHIKGDAL from the coding sequence ATGATGCAATCCATGAATGTGCGGAATCCCGTTATTGCCGGGTATTATCCGGACCCCAGTGTGGTCCGTGTGAATGAAGATTTCTATCTGATTAACAGCACCTTTGAATATTTTCCGGGTGTGCCTATCTTCCATAGCAGGGACCTGATCGACTGGACCCCGATAGGGCATGTGCTGACCCGCCAGTCCCAGCTGGATCTGCGGGCGACCAAGAGCTCATCTGGCATCTACGCCGCCACCATCCGTTATCATGACGGGCGATTCTACATGATTACTACAGATGTCAGAGGCATCGGCAATTTCTATGTGACTGCGGACAAGCCTGAAGGGCCCTGGTCTGATCCGATTCTGCTGCCGCACGGGGGCATTGACCCTTCCTTGTTCTTCGATGATGACGGGCGTGCCTATGTTACGGTGCAGAACGGTGCAGGCTATGAGTCGCACATTATCCAGTATGAGATTGATGCGCTGTCCGGTGAAGTGCTGTCGGAGCCGGTTAACATCTGGAGCGGCGATGACGGCCCGTGGGTCGAAGGCCCGCATCTGTACAAGATCAAGGGCATCTACTACCTGATGACCGCCTCCGGCGGCACGGCGGGCGATCACCGCGAGATTATTGCCCGCAGCAGCAGCCCTTACGGCCCGTTCGAGGACAAGCCGGAGCCGATCCTGACCCACCGGGGACTGAATGACCACCCGGTACAATGCCTTGGACATGCCGATCTGGTGGAGGATACGTCCGGGCAGTGGTGGGCCGTCTTCCTGGGCATGCGCCCGGTGGAAGGCCGCTATTCCCCGCTGGGCCGGGAGACCTTCCTGGCTCCGGTCACCTGGACGGAGGACGGCTGGCCGATGATTGACAATAATGAAGGCACCGTTATTGCAGAGGGTGAATCCAGCCTGGACAGCCTTGTGCTGCGCTTTACGCCAGGGGACGGCTTCGGGCCGGAGTGGGCCTTCCTCCGCGCCTATGAAGCGGAACGGTATTCCTGGACCGAGCGGGAAGATAGCCTCACCGTGCGCGGGAATGCTTACACGCTGGACGATGAAGCACCGGCTGTGTTCGCGTGCCTCCGCCAGCAGCATCACCGGATGGAACTGGGCGTCAGCCTTGACTTCACGCCGGTGACCGAAGGCGAGCATGCCGGACTGGCTGCGCGGCTTAACAACCGCGGATATCTTTTCTGGGGACTTACTTGCCGCAGCGGCCGCCGGGTGATGGAGCTTGTAGTGAAGAACGGCGAGGAGCGGCAGGTTCACCAGTATGAGGTAAGCGGTGAAGGTGCCGTTCAGCTTCGCCTCCGCTGCGACGGCCATCACTACCACTGCTCCTATTCGGCAGATGGGGTGTCCTGGCATGAAGTCCCGGAGAAGGTTCATGTATCGGTCCTGTCCCCGGAGGTCAACGGCGGCTTCACCGGTGTCTGCCTCGGCGTACACGCCTCGGGCAACGGTACAGAGGATGCCAGCCCTGCTTATTATGAAGGATTCTATTATTCCCATATCAAAGGAGATGCCTTATGA